A stretch of the Maridesulfovibrio bastinii DSM 16055 genome encodes the following:
- the ldhH gene encoding L-lactate dehydrogenase (quinone) large subunit LdhH, with the protein MQDAKDLKQYRDQLQDSLQNEFLRTAMDRFVVAYRGSRAKAFADMDEKALISEVACAKDDAATRLDSLYAQFKEEAEKRGAVVHLAKTATEANEIIGRIAKEENCQNIVKSKSMTAEETLLNHHLEDLGLNVVETDLGEWIIQLRHEGPSHMVMPAIHLSRNQVSDLFTDVTGCKQGVDIEKLVKVARRELRQKFAEADMGISGGNFAIAETGTIGLVTNEGNARLVTTLPRVHVALMGLDKLTPKLHDALRVLKVLPRNATGQAITSYVTWITGSNECAAAEDNRKKVHFVFLDNGRSALAKDPVFSQVLRCVRCGACANVCPVYRLVGGHKMGHIYIGAIGLILTYFFHGREKAKNLVQNCINCGACKEICAGGIDLPRLIKEIHVLIQDEEGSPVQSTLLGKLLKNRKLFHTLLRTAKYAQKPVARKDGFLRHLPMIFSPEHNFRALPTVAAKPFRDMWKDVKPKVDKPVLKVALFSGCVQDFVYPEQSVATVKMLEGRNVAVDFPMDQSCCGLPVQMMGEKKAAVEVAIQNVTAFDAADYDYILTMCASCASHLKHNYPKLIGNEPGFEVKVQQFADKVIDFSSFMNDVLGLTEADFSDTVGRKVTYHAPCHLCRGLEVKDAPRELMKKSGLQYIECEEEEVCCGFGGTYSMKFPKMSQQLLEKKIEHVKATGADVLLTDCPGCVMQLRGGAKKMGLDIEVRHIAEALAERKK; encoded by the coding sequence ATGCAGGACGCAAAAGATCTCAAACAGTACCGCGATCAGTTGCAGGACTCCCTGCAAAATGAATTTCTGCGGACAGCAATGGATAGATTCGTTGTTGCTTACCGTGGCAGCCGTGCAAAAGCATTTGCTGATATGGACGAAAAAGCCCTTATCAGTGAAGTTGCATGTGCCAAGGATGATGCTGCAACTCGTCTGGATTCTCTCTATGCTCAGTTTAAAGAAGAAGCTGAAAAACGCGGCGCCGTTGTTCATCTGGCAAAAACAGCCACTGAAGCAAACGAAATTATCGGCCGTATTGCAAAAGAAGAGAACTGTCAGAATATTGTTAAATCCAAGTCAATGACCGCTGAGGAAACTCTCCTCAACCACCATCTTGAAGATCTCGGTCTCAATGTTGTTGAAACCGACCTTGGAGAGTGGATTATTCAGCTTCGCCATGAAGGCCCGAGCCACATGGTTATGCCGGCCATTCACCTTTCCCGTAATCAGGTAAGCGATCTGTTTACCGATGTTACCGGATGCAAACAGGGTGTTGATATTGAAAAGCTGGTTAAAGTTGCAAGGCGTGAACTTCGCCAGAAGTTTGCTGAAGCTGACATGGGTATTTCCGGGGGTAACTTCGCTATTGCCGAGACCGGTACAATCGGTCTGGTAACCAACGAAGGAAACGCCCGTCTGGTCACAACCCTTCCCAGAGTACACGTTGCTCTTATGGGACTGGATAAGCTGACCCCTAAACTGCACGACGCTTTGCGCGTGCTCAAGGTCTTGCCCCGTAATGCAACCGGGCAGGCGATCACCTCTTATGTAACCTGGATCACCGGGTCCAACGAGTGCGCGGCGGCAGAGGATAACAGGAAAAAAGTGCACTTCGTGTTTTTGGACAATGGAAGAAGCGCTCTCGCAAAGGACCCGGTGTTCTCCCAGGTACTGCGCTGCGTTCGCTGCGGTGCATGTGCCAACGTCTGTCCTGTATACCGTCTTGTTGGCGGACACAAAATGGGACACATATACATCGGTGCTATCGGACTGATTCTGACTTACTTCTTCCACGGAAGAGAAAAAGCCAAAAACCTTGTTCAGAACTGCATTAACTGCGGAGCCTGTAAGGAAATCTGTGCCGGTGGTATTGATCTGCCAAGACTGATTAAAGAAATTCATGTTCTTATTCAGGATGAAGAAGGCAGCCCTGTTCAGTCCACACTTCTTGGAAAGCTGCTTAAAAACCGCAAGCTTTTCCACACTCTTTTAAGGACTGCTAAATATGCTCAGAAGCCTGTGGCAAGAAAAGACGGTTTCCTGCGTCATCTGCCCATGATCTTCTCACCCGAGCACAACTTCCGCGCTCTGCCTACTGTAGCTGCCAAACCTTTCCGTGATATGTGGAAAGATGTTAAGCCTAAAGTTGACAAGCCGGTTCTGAAAGTTGCTCTGTTCAGCGGATGTGTGCAGGATTTTGTTTATCCTGAACAGTCTGTTGCTACAGTTAAAATGCTCGAAGGCCGTAATGTTGCTGTTGATTTCCCTATGGATCAGTCCTGCTGCGGACTTCCTGTTCAGATGATGGGTGAAAAGAAGGCTGCTGTTGAAGTTGCCATCCAGAACGTGACCGCCTTTGATGCTGCTGACTACGATTACATCCTGACCATGTGTGCCTCATGTGCATCACATCTCAAACACAACTATCCCAAACTGATTGGTAACGAACCTGGTTTTGAGGTTAAAGTTCAGCAGTTTGCAGATAAGGTAATCGACTTCAGCTCATTTATGAATGATGTACTCGGCCTTACTGAAGCTGATTTCAGTGATACAGTCGGCCGCAAAGTTACTTATCATGCTCCCTGCCATCTTTGCAGAGGACTGGAAGTTAAAGATGCACCGCGTGAACTGATGAAGAAATCAGGTCTCCAGTACATTGAATGTGAAGAAGAGGAAGTTTGTTGTGGCTTCGGTGGAACTTACTCAATGAAATTCCCCAAAATGTCTCAGCAGCTTCTTGAAAAGAAAATAGAGCATGTCAAAGCTACCGGCGCCGATGTTCTTCTTACTGACTGCCCCGGCTGTGTAATGCAGTTACGCGGTGGAGCCAAAAAGATGGGCCTCGATATTGAAGTAAGACATATTGCCGAAGCTCTGGCAGAGCGTAAAAAATAA
- a CDS encoding lactate utilization protein — protein sequence MAVSKKIIDTFKEKAELVSAVVTEVKSIDEALQYTVDLCDKKEACKLLISGCEENLSEKAGDLCDLKAGKIISAPALDKKTYTKFTKLCDERGFSLISEGMRNHLAGIDIGFTYVDHAIAETGTLVLNSCSEELRLATMVSEIHVAVLPVSKIKETSYEVEKAVEDDMRKGPNYTAFITGASRTSDIERVLTIGVHGPLELHILLLED from the coding sequence ATGGCTGTCTCTAAAAAAATTATTGACACATTCAAAGAGAAGGCAGAGCTGGTAAGCGCTGTCGTCACTGAAGTTAAGTCAATTGATGAAGCGCTTCAGTACACTGTCGACTTGTGTGATAAAAAAGAAGCTTGCAAACTTCTCATCTCCGGTTGTGAAGAAAATCTTTCGGAAAAAGCAGGTGATCTCTGTGACCTGAAAGCCGGTAAGATTATTTCTGCACCTGCCCTTGATAAGAAGACCTACACCAAGTTTACAAAACTTTGTGATGAAAGAGGCTTCAGTCTTATATCCGAAGGCATGCGTAACCATCTTGCCGGGATCGATATCGGTTTTACCTACGTCGATCATGCAATTGCCGAAACCGGAACTCTGGTACTGAATTCCTGTAGCGAAGAGCTGCGTCTTGCCACTATGGTTAGTGAAATTCATGTTGCTGTTCTGCCTGTTTCCAAAATCAAGGAAACTTCATACGAGGTGGAAAAAGCAGTAGAAGATGACATGAGAAAAGGACCAAATTATACCGCCTTTATCACCGGCGCCAGCCGTACTTCTGATATTGAGCGTGTTCTCACCATTGGTGTTCACGGTCCCCTTGAACTTCACATCCTTTTATTGGAGGACTAA
- a CDS encoding acetate kinase has product MKILVINAGSSSIKYQLLDMDTQKPLASGVVERIGEDMGTISHKAFPGTPEENKFSAEKPFPTHKEGMHEVVALLTDSEKGVIKDRSEISGIGHRIVHGGEYFFAPAVVDNDLIEKLRKTIPLAPLHNPGHIIGIEVALELFPGVKQVCVFDTAFHQTMEPKAYMYGVPYELYEETGLRRYGAHGTSHKYITDQAAKYFGKPKEECNFVTVHLGNGASLSAVKNGKCYDTSMGLTPLGGIIMGTRCGDIDPAIVGYIADQKGWDLQKIIDTLTHESGLKGICGSNDLRDIHKRREEGDERAQLAFDMATHRCRQFIGAYFFELGKVDAIIFTAGIGENDPLYRAAVLEGLENFGIKVDAEKNENWNRQPSAISTDDSAVKVLVIATNEELEIANETVAILNK; this is encoded by the coding sequence ATGAAAATACTTGTTATCAATGCCGGAAGCTCTTCCATTAAGTACCAGCTCCTCGACATGGATACCCAGAAGCCTTTAGCTTCAGGTGTTGTTGAGCGTATCGGAGAAGACATGGGTACCATCAGCCACAAGGCTTTTCCCGGTACTCCTGAAGAAAATAAATTCTCTGCAGAAAAACCTTTCCCCACTCATAAAGAAGGTATGCACGAAGTTGTAGCTCTGCTTACCGACTCTGAGAAGGGTGTTATCAAAGACCGTTCTGAAATCAGCGGAATCGGTCACAGAATCGTGCACGGTGGCGAATACTTCTTCGCTCCTGCCGTTGTTGATAACGATCTTATTGAAAAGCTCCGCAAGACAATTCCTCTTGCTCCGCTTCACAACCCCGGTCATATCATCGGAATCGAAGTTGCTCTTGAGCTCTTCCCCGGTGTTAAACAGGTTTGCGTATTCGATACTGCATTCCATCAGACCATGGAACCCAAAGCATACATGTACGGCGTTCCTTACGAACTTTACGAAGAAACCGGACTGCGCCGTTACGGTGCTCACGGCACATCTCATAAATACATCACTGATCAGGCTGCCAAATATTTCGGCAAGCCTAAAGAAGAATGCAACTTTGTTACCGTTCACCTCGGCAACGGTGCTTCTCTCAGTGCTGTTAAAAATGGCAAATGTTATGACACTTCCATGGGGCTTACACCTCTTGGCGGTATCATAATGGGAACTCGCTGCGGTGATATCGATCCTGCTATCGTAGGATATATCGCAGATCAGAAGGGTTGGGATCTTCAGAAAATTATTGATACCCTGACCCATGAAAGCGGACTTAAAGGTATCTGCGGATCAAATGACCTGCGTGATATCCACAAACGCCGCGAAGAAGGCGACGAACGCGCTCAGCTTGCATTCGATATGGCAACACATCGTTGCCGCCAGTTCATTGGAGCATACTTCTTTGAACTCGGTAAGGTTGACGCAATCATCTTTACTGCCGGTATTGGTGAAAACGATCCGTTGTATCGCGCTGCTGTTCTTGAAGGTCTTGAAAACTTCGGTATCAAAGTTGATGCTGAGAAGAATGAAAACTGGAATAGACAGCCTTCCGCTATCAGCACTGATGACAGTGCTGTTAAAGTTCTCGTTATTGCCACTAATGAAGAACTCGAAATTGCTAACGAAACCGTTGCAATTTTGAATAAATAA
- the pta gene encoding phosphate acetyltransferase, with protein MSKNLYITATEEKSGKSAIALGVMQLLMRDIQNVAFFRPIINDDQIGSFDHDINLIMKYFKLDIPYEDTYAYTLKEARELINSGQRSVLLEQILNKYSSLEEKYDFVLCEGTDFQGKDQSFEFDINAEIAANLGCPVLLVANGKGRTAAEITSSVQLVIDALEDKSVDTVAAVINRVAAEAKEDISDIIAGISSKSGEGNEISVYAIPEDESLGNPTMNDVCKWLDASVLYGHGRLDTLVDDYVIAAMRIANFLEYIEPGSLIITPGDRSDIILSSLASRLSTSYPDIAGILLTGGLQPSSSIHRLIEGWTGVPIPILSVPTNTYRTTQILSELHGRIDPEDQRKTASALGTFESNIAVDELRQKLVATKSSKVTPKMFEYKLVQKAKANKQTIVLPEGTSDRVLQAADIIARRGVADVVLLGDADEVGSKISSLGLEMDGVRILDPKSTPQFDDYCKTYYELRKHKGILESDARDRMMDPTYFGTMMVHKGDADGMVSGSVTTTAHTIRPAFEIIKTKKTAKIVSSVFLMCLKDRVLVFGDCAVNPNPNADQLAEIALSSAQTASIFGVEPRVALMSYSTGQSGKGADVEKVKEAASIAKERNPELLLEGPIQYDAAIDPSVAKTKLPDSQVAGKATVFIFPDLNTGNNTYKAVQRSAEQSVAIGPVLQGLNKPVNDLSRGCTVPDIVNTVAITAVQAQAEKGLI; from the coding sequence GTGTCCAAAAACTTGTATATCACCGCCACAGAAGAAAAGAGTGGAAAATCGGCGATAGCTCTCGGCGTTATGCAGCTACTTATGCGTGATATTCAAAACGTCGCTTTTTTCCGCCCAATCATAAATGATGACCAGATTGGAAGCTTTGATCATGATATCAATCTTATCATGAAGTATTTCAAGCTGGACATCCCTTATGAAGATACCTACGCATATACTCTGAAAGAAGCCCGTGAGCTGATCAACAGCGGACAGCGTTCTGTTCTGCTTGAACAAATTCTTAATAAATACAGCTCCCTTGAAGAAAAATATGACTTTGTACTCTGTGAAGGCACAGACTTTCAGGGCAAGGATCAGTCTTTCGAATTCGATATCAATGCTGAAATAGCTGCCAACCTCGGCTGCCCGGTTCTGTTGGTTGCCAACGGAAAGGGACGCACAGCTGCTGAAATCACTTCTTCGGTTCAGCTTGTCATTGATGCACTTGAAGATAAGAGCGTTGATACCGTTGCTGCAGTAATCAATAGAGTTGCTGCTGAAGCAAAAGAAGATATTTCCGACATCATTGCAGGCATTTCCAGCAAATCAGGCGAAGGAAATGAAATAAGTGTTTACGCCATTCCCGAAGACGAAAGTCTCGGCAATCCGACTATGAATGATGTCTGCAAATGGCTTGATGCATCTGTTCTTTACGGTCATGGCCGCCTTGACACCCTCGTTGACGATTATGTCATCGCCGCTATGCGTATTGCCAATTTCCTTGAATACATTGAACCAGGAAGCCTTATTATTACTCCCGGTGACCGCTCCGATATTATTCTCAGCAGTCTCGCTTCCAGACTTTCTACTTCATATCCCGATATTGCAGGTATTCTCCTTACCGGAGGACTTCAGCCCAGCTCCAGCATTCACAGGCTGATTGAAGGATGGACCGGTGTTCCGATTCCGATTCTTTCCGTTCCTACAAATACATATCGCACCACTCAGATTCTTTCTGAACTTCACGGCCGCATTGATCCTGAAGATCAGCGTAAAACAGCTTCAGCACTGGGTACTTTCGAATCCAATATTGCTGTGGATGAACTCCGTCAGAAGCTTGTTGCCACTAAATCCAGCAAAGTTACTCCTAAAATGTTCGAGTACAAACTGGTTCAGAAAGCAAAAGCCAACAAGCAGACAATTGTACTGCCCGAAGGCACCAGTGACCGTGTTCTTCAGGCCGCTGATATCATCGCTCGCAGAGGCGTTGCGGATGTAGTTCTGCTTGGTGACGCTGATGAAGTTGGTTCCAAGATCTCTTCACTTGGTCTTGAAATGGATGGAGTACGTATTCTTGATCCTAAATCAACACCTCAGTTTGATGACTACTGCAAGACTTATTACGAGCTGCGCAAGCACAAAGGTATTCTGGAATCAGATGCCCGTGACCGCATGATGGATCCCACATACTTCGGTACAATGATGGTACATAAGGGTGATGCTGATGGAATGGTTTCAGGATCTGTTACTACAACAGCTCATACTATCCGTCCTGCATTTGAAATCATCAAGACCAAGAAAACAGCTAAAATCGTTTCCAGTGTCTTCCTGATGTGTCTCAAGGATCGCGTTCTTGTATTCGGTGACTGCGCTGTCAACCCGAACCCCAATGCTGATCAGCTCGCAGAAATTGCTTTAAGCTCTGCACAGACTGCAAGCATCTTCGGTGTTGAACCCCGTGTTGCCCTGATGTCTTACTCCACCGGTCAGTCCGGTAAGGGTGCAGACGTTGAAAAGGTTAAAGAAGCTGCAAGCATTGCCAAAGAACGTAATCCTGAACTTCTTCTTGAAGGACCTATCCAGTATGACGCTGCTATTGATCCTTCTGTAGCAAAAACCAAACTTCCGGACAGTCAGGTTGCAGGAAAGGCCACCGTATTCATTTTCCCCGACCTCAACACCGGTAACAACACATATAAAGCGGTTCAGCGTTCCGCAGAACAGTCTGTTGCAATCGGACCTGTTCTTCAGGGACTCAACAAACCTGTAAACGACCTCTCCAGAGGTTGTACCGTACCTGATATCGTTAACACCGTAGCAATAACCGCCGTACAGGCTCAGGCAGAAAAAGGATTAATTTAA
- a CDS encoding (Fe-S)-binding protein, translated as MSDLNRLASMLMELDDQMAACMKCGMCQAVCPVFAESMKESDVTRGKIALLEKLAHEMVKDVDEVNEKLNRCLLCGTCAANCPSGVKIMDIFMKARVIVTTYKGLSPVKKAIFKGLLDRPKLFNLLTDMGAVFGSPFMRSADKTIGTKSCALLTPLIGKRHFMPLAKRPFRKDYPSLDTERGESGLKVAFFPGCVVDKMFPHVGHAVIKVLNHHGVGIYLPENQACCGIPTLASGDLDTFLSLMRKNVEAFDGGYFDYIVTPCATCTSTIKETWPKMLDDANSDIKEKVQELADKAMDINQFLVDVVGVKALDHKAGGKVVTYHDPCHLQKSLGVAAQPRELLKANPDYEFKEMNEANRCCGNGGSFNLYHYDLSKKIGERKRDNVRASGADVVATGCPACMMQLGDLLSQSGGGVDVRHVLEIYAEMID; from the coding sequence GTGTCCGATCTGAATAGACTGGCTTCCATGTTGATGGAGCTTGACGACCAGATGGCCGCCTGCATGAAGTGCGGCATGTGTCAGGCTGTCTGTCCTGTATTTGCCGAATCCATGAAAGAATCAGATGTAACCAGAGGAAAAATTGCTCTTCTGGAAAAGCTGGCTCATGAAATGGTTAAAGACGTTGATGAGGTCAATGAAAAGCTGAACAGATGTCTGCTTTGCGGAACCTGTGCAGCCAACTGTCCCAGCGGCGTTAAAATCATGGACATCTTCATGAAGGCTCGAGTGATTGTCACTACATATAAAGGACTTTCTCCGGTTAAAAAGGCTATATTTAAAGGCCTTCTGGACCGTCCTAAACTTTTTAACCTTCTGACAGACATGGGTGCTGTTTTCGGAAGCCCCTTTATGCGTTCCGCTGATAAAACCATCGGTACCAAAAGTTGTGCTCTGCTTACTCCGCTCATTGGTAAAAGACATTTTATGCCTCTTGCCAAACGTCCTTTCAGAAAGGATTACCCCAGCCTCGATACCGAGCGTGGAGAATCCGGACTTAAAGTCGCATTCTTCCCAGGTTGCGTGGTTGACAAGATGTTCCCTCATGTAGGGCATGCCGTAATTAAAGTCCTGAATCATCATGGTGTAGGTATTTACCTCCCTGAAAATCAGGCCTGCTGCGGTATTCCTACACTTGCTTCAGGTGATCTGGATACCTTCCTCAGCCTGATGCGTAAGAATGTCGAAGCCTTTGACGGCGGTTACTTTGATTACATTGTAACTCCGTGTGCTACCTGTACTTCAACAATCAAGGAAACATGGCCTAAGATGCTTGATGACGCCAACTCCGATATTAAGGAGAAGGTTCAGGAGCTTGCTGACAAGGCTATGGATATCAATCAGTTCCTCGTTGATGTAGTAGGTGTTAAAGCTCTTGATCATAAGGCCGGCGGCAAAGTTGTTACTTACCACGACCCCTGTCACCTCCAGAAGTCGCTTGGTGTAGCTGCACAGCCCCGTGAACTCCTCAAGGCAAATCCTGACTACGAGTTCAAGGAAATGAATGAGGCAAACCGCTGCTGTGGTAACGGCGGTAGTTTCAACCTCTATCATTACGACCTTTCTAAAAAGATCGGTGAGCGTAAAAGAGACAATGTTCGTGCTTCCGGCGCGGATGTAGTCGCAACTGGTTGTCCTGCATGCATGATGCAGCTGGGTGACCTTCTTTCTCAGTCCGGAGGCGGAGTCGATGTACGTCACGTCCTGGAAATATATGCTGAGATGATCGATTAA
- a CDS encoding FAD-linked oxidase C-terminal domain-containing protein — protein MSNDKLMKEFEAIVGAEGVMNSESDLHSYSYDSAVLDPRVPAFVIKPSNTDQLGPVVKLCNDNGLPITVRGAGTNLSGGTIPHPGGVVLLTNGLNKILEINEQDLYAVVEPGVVTAQFAAEVASRGLFYPPDPGSQAVSTIGGNVAENAGGLRGLKYGVTKDYVMGIDFWDVNGDLIKSGSRTVKCVTGYNLGGLMVASEGTLGVFNNIILKLVPPPKAQKAMMAVFDNIDKASESVAAIIANKIVPCTLEFLDNASLRYVEAFTKAGLPVDADAVLLIEVDGHPAEVAEDAEKVVDLCKKIGATSVHLAETAEERDKLWFARRNALPALARAKPTTVLEDATVPRSQIPAMVRSVNEIGKKYNVEIGTFGHAGDGNLHPTILCDRRNEEEFKRVEAAVDEIFDVALSLKGTLSGEHGIGMAKSKWMEKETSKATLEYSLKMKRAIDPNNILNPGKIIGG, from the coding sequence ATGTCCAACGACAAACTGATGAAAGAGTTTGAAGCGATTGTAGGAGCGGAAGGAGTTATGAACTCCGAATCCGATCTTCATTCGTATTCATACGACTCCGCTGTGCTTGATCCAAGAGTACCTGCTTTTGTTATCAAGCCTTCAAACACCGATCAGCTTGGCCCTGTTGTCAAGCTCTGTAACGACAATGGTCTTCCTATCACCGTTCGCGGCGCAGGAACCAATCTTTCCGGAGGAACCATTCCTCATCCCGGTGGAGTCGTTTTACTGACAAACGGTCTTAACAAGATTCTTGAAATCAACGAACAGGATCTCTACGCAGTAGTAGAACCCGGTGTTGTAACTGCTCAGTTTGCAGCAGAAGTAGCAAGCCGCGGTCTTTTCTATCCCCCCGATCCGGGCAGTCAGGCTGTTTCCACCATTGGTGGTAACGTTGCCGAAAACGCCGGCGGTCTTCGTGGTCTGAAATACGGTGTTACCAAAGATTATGTAATGGGCATCGATTTCTGGGATGTTAACGGAGATCTTATCAAATCCGGTTCACGCACAGTTAAATGTGTTACCGGTTACAACCTCGGTGGTCTGATGGTTGCTTCTGAAGGCACTCTCGGTGTTTTCAACAACATCATTTTGAAACTCGTTCCACCGCCGAAGGCACAGAAAGCTATGATGGCTGTTTTTGACAACATTGATAAGGCTTCAGAATCAGTTGCCGCCATCATTGCTAATAAAATTGTTCCCTGTACTCTTGAGTTCCTCGATAATGCTTCTCTGCGTTATGTTGAAGCATTTACAAAAGCCGGACTCCCTGTTGACGCTGACGCTGTTCTGCTGATCGAAGTTGACGGTCACCCTGCAGAAGTTGCTGAAGATGCTGAAAAAGTTGTCGATCTTTGTAAGAAAATCGGTGCAACTTCCGTGCATCTTGCTGAAACAGCTGAAGAACGCGACAAACTCTGGTTTGCACGTCGTAACGCTCTGCCTGCTCTTGCAAGGGCGAAACCGACAACCGTTCTCGAGGATGCAACTGTACCCCGCAGCCAGATTCCTGCTATGGTTCGTTCCGTTAATGAAATTGGTAAAAAATACAATGTTGAGATCGGAACTTTCGGTCATGCAGGTGACGGTAACCTTCATCCTACTATTCTTTGCGATCGCAGAAACGAAGAAGAGTTCAAACGTGTTGAAGCTGCTGTTGACGAGATTTTTGATGTGGCTCTCTCCCTTAAGGGAACCCTTTCCGGCGAACACGGAATCGGAATGGCCAAATCAAAATGGATGGAAAAAGAGACATCCAAGGCAACTCTTGAATACTCATTGAAGATGAAAAGGGCCATTGACCCCAACAACATCCTTAACCCCGGTAAGATCATAGGAGGTTAA
- a CDS encoding L-lactate permease produces MSIGVLALVALVPIVLALILMVGLRWPATKAMPISWLSCAVAAVAVWKLPVAYVAALSLQGVVTAIGILIIVFGALLILYTLQNSGGMETIQYGFQDISRDRRIQVLIIGYMFAAFIEGAAGFGTPAALAAPLLLSLGFPPLCAAVMCLVFNSFPVTFGAVGTPVVLGLKYLTGLVNNAVASAIPGLNFHSMESFNMTVGKWASLMHVPMIFILPIFMLGFMTRFFGENKKWSEGFAAWKFCIFSAVAFTVPYLITAFLVGPEFPSLIGGLVGLGITIYGAKKGFCVPKETWNFGPRSSWDDDWVGSVCADEDCVFKAHMSQFRAWIPYVLIGAILVVTRIPSLGLKGLLVAPSIDFKGILGFETVNASIKYLYLPGTIPFILVAILTIGIHKMSGERVSAAWKEAIGKMKNPAIALFFSVAIVSIFRGSGISDAALNPNGYLSMPLALADAVSKLAGQTWPMFASFVGGLGSYITGSNTVSDLLFAEFQWGVASSLSLPHQIIVAAQSVGGAMGNMVCIHNIVAACAVVGLSGMEGAILRRTIWPFLLYGACVGIVATLFSFVFFPGLF; encoded by the coding sequence ATGTCAATCGGTGTACTGGCCCTCGTGGCCCTCGTTCCAATTGTTCTGGCTCTTATTCTCATGGTTGGTCTGCGCTGGCCTGCAACCAAGGCAATGCCTATTTCATGGCTTTCATGCGCAGTAGCCGCAGTAGCTGTATGGAAACTGCCTGTAGCTTATGTCGCAGCACTCAGTCTTCAGGGTGTAGTAACTGCAATTGGTATTCTTATTATTGTTTTCGGTGCTCTCTTGATTCTTTATACTCTGCAGAACAGTGGTGGTATGGAAACCATTCAATACGGATTTCAGGACATATCCCGTGACCGCCGCATCCAGGTGCTGATCATCGGTTACATGTTCGCCGCATTTATTGAAGGTGCCGCCGGTTTCGGTACCCCTGCAGCTCTGGCAGCTCCGCTGCTCTTAAGCCTCGGATTCCCCCCGCTTTGTGCAGCTGTTATGTGTCTGGTATTCAACTCCTTCCCGGTAACCTTCGGTGCTGTAGGTACTCCGGTTGTTCTCGGACTTAAATACCTGACCGGTCTTGTTAACAACGCTGTTGCTTCAGCTATTCCCGGCCTTAACTTCCATTCCATGGAATCTTTTAACATGACTGTAGGTAAATGGGCATCTCTGATGCATGTTCCCATGATCTTTATCCTGCCTATCTTCATGCTTGGCTTCATGACCAGATTCTTTGGTGAAAACAAAAAATGGAGTGAAGGTTTTGCAGCATGGAAATTCTGTATTTTCTCTGCTGTTGCTTTTACTGTTCCTTATCTCATTACCGCTTTTCTCGTTGGTCCTGAGTTCCCTTCACTTATCGGTGGTCTTGTGGGTCTCGGTATCACCATCTACGGTGCTAAAAAAGGCTTCTGCGTTCCTAAAGAAACTTGGAACTTCGGTCCCCGTTCCAGCTGGGATGATGACTGGGTAGGTTCTGTATGCGCTGATGAAGACTGCGTATTCAAAGCTCACATGAGCCAGTTCCGTGCATGGATTCCTTATGTTCTTATCGGTGCTATCCTCGTTGTTACCCGTATCCCCAGCCTCGGCCTCAAGGGACTGCTGGTAGCTCCTTCAATCGATTTCAAAGGCATTCTCGGATTTGAAACCGTTAATGCTTCAATCAAGTACCTTTACCTCCCGGGAACAATTCCTTTTATCCTCGTTGCAATCCTGACTATCGGCATCCACAAAATGTCCGGTGAAAGAGTTTCTGCAGCATGGAAGGAAGCTATCGGTAAAATGAAGAATCCTGCTATTGCACTGTTCTTCTCCGTTGCTATTGTTTCTATCTTCCGTGGTTCCGGTATATCCGACGCAGCTCTCAACCCTAATGGATACCTTTCCATGCCTCTGGCTCTTGCTGATGCTGTTTCCAAGCTTGCAGGTCAGACCTGGCCTATGTTTGCTTCATTTGTCGGTGGTCTCGGTTCCTACATCACCGGTTCAAATACTGTTTCCGACCTTCTGTTTGCGGAATTCCAGTGGGGCGTTGCTTCCTCCCTGTCACTTCCTCATCAGATTATCGTTGCTGCCCAGTCTGTTGGTGGTGCTATGGGTAACATGGTCTGCATCCATAACATCGTTGCTGCCTGTGCGGTTGTTGGCCTTTCCGGTATGGAAGGTGCAATTCTCAGACGTACAATCTGGCCCTTCCTTCTCTACGGCGCATGCGTAGGTATCGTTGCAACACTGTTCTCATTCGTGTTCTTCCCGGGCCTGTTCTAA